The nucleotide sequence GGGCCACCGTGGACCGCAGTGCGCCGAAAACGGTAtgtagttttttttgtttttgtttttttttttgttctcGCTATGctttagttttcttttttcccgGAATGAACTTTTTCCGTTTCTTCCTGCTCTTCCTTTTTCCGTGTTTCCCCGCACGGACGTAATTCTTAATTGGGCTTCAATCACGTGGCACATTCGGGCTccgtttttgtttttccgTCCGAACAATAACAACCTCTTTGCATTGCGTTGTGCATTACTTTTCTTGCATAAATCGATCGACAGGTTGAAGCAATAAACGGTTCAATGGTGCCGAGTAAAAAGTCGGGGAGGATTCAAGAAtaagtgatgaagaaatatataGTTGATTAAATTGTATCCGTATATTGTATTACACTAAGTGAAGAAATGCTAAAGATTATTATGTCTAGTTTAATATTAAATGTGTTTTTTACTTAATATATGAGTTCAGAAAGCAGAACAGACATAATAGCATATAATAACGCTAATGATGGCAGtgaaaggaagaaagaaaaaaaataaagaggACAACAACACAAGCACCGCTGTCATAAGAAGAGTAAATTTAAAAAGCAAATGCCAATTCAGCCGGCGAAAGAGAACACTATGAAATCCAGTGCGGTGCTttttaattaatattaatattattattattattattttcaaaaccaAATAATATGGCTTCCAGCAGTCCATGCATACGTTGCTGccatcttttcttttttataattgtagttttttttttattggGGTAAAAGGGATTTTAAGGTTTGTTATTTCATTAAAGCGAAACCATCAAACGTAAGGAGCGGATTGCGGTTTCGTGGTGGGGTCATGACAAGTAAATCAAATTCGAATCATATCATCGGGTTAAGTTAAAGTTTAatactttttttcttttcaaaagtgGTCAACTTTGCTCGGTTCCATTTGGTTTCCCTTACAAATCCTTGAAAGTGTATGAAAACTTGTGAGCGTAGGTTTCACCTGGTGGTAGAATGACCGAAGACTTCCATTGTGGGTTGTTGACGGCATCGATGTATCTACCGGGCTCGCAACAGATACCAGCTCTCTTTTCGTACTTGTCCTTGACATCAACGTAGTCACCAGTGTAAACTTGGAAGGTTGGTTCAGTAGTAGCGACCTCCAAAGCCAACTTTGCCTCGTCATTTGATAGCTTGAATACAGGGGTCAATGGGGAAGATCTTGTATCCAAATTGGCTGGTAATCCGCTGATGAAGTCGAAGTCCAAAGCTGGACCAGTTTCAGTCAAGACTGTTGGTTCGTCCTTGAAAGTAGCCACTTCCTTGTATTGCTTAGTGTTACCGGTTGGCAACAAATCTTCAGTGACTTCCAAACCTGTGTTGTCGATCAATTGCAACTTGGAGCCCTTGATGGTAGGCGAATTGaacttgttcaagttgAAGTATGTGTGGTTGGTGATGTTTGCTGGGGTTGGGACCTTACCCAAGTTCTTGGATTCGATCTCGGTGGTTAAAGTCTTGTTTTCGCTATCGACTCTGTACTTGACGATGGTGTACAATGGTGCTGGGAATTCAGAGTCCTCTTCGTCCACGTATAAGAAGTCAGCGGTCCAGACGTGTGGTTCTGGGTTCTTTACAATTGGACCcaagaacttcttggtGTGGTAGCTGTTCTTACCCGAGTGGCAGACATTTGCGCTATCAGCAGAAACGGTCAATTGGGTCTTCTTGccatcaatttcaaacGAGCCCTTGGCAATTCTGTTTGCGTATGGACCAACGATGGCACCGAAGAATGGGTTGCTTGGGTCCTTGTATTCATCCTCGCTGTCCAAAGATGCCACTACGGAGCAACCATTGACGACGATATCGACGATGGTGGCACCGAGGTTGGCGACCTTGACTTCGAATGGAGTGCCTTTACCCAAGGAGATGACTCTTGAAGAGTAATCGTCTGGTTTGCCAAAGAACTGGGCATCGACACCCTTAATTTGGTAACCGAATGGATTGTCCTGGGTCCACTTCCATAAGTCGATGCAAGCCCTTGCAACGTCTAGTTCTGTTTGCCATTTCAACTCGTTTGTAGCACGGTCACACTTTGCCGTCAAATTCAACACATCACCGTCACGTCTTCCGGTGACCTCGTACAAGAAGTCGAAGCCGATGGCATCGCAGAAGGCACGGTACATTTGGAAGACGGTGGTACCGTGACCAGTACCCAAGTTCCATTCTCTACAAGTACCAGGGTTTTCTTCTAGGTACTTCAAAGCGGCCAGATGGCCCTTGGCCAAGTCCACCACATGGATGTAGTCTCTGATTGGCGTACCGTCAACGGTGTCATAGTCGTTACCGAACACGTACAACTTTTCTCTTCTACCAATGGCAACCTGGGCCATGTATGGCAACAAGTTGTTTGGGATACCCAAAGGATCCTCACCAATGACACCCGATGGGTGAGCACCGATAGGGTTGAAGTATCTTAGAATGGCAAACGAGAAGCTCTTGTCTGAGAAGTGCAAGTCTCTCATCATATCTTCAATAGCCAACTTGGTCTTACCGTATGGGTTTGTTGGTCCTGTTGGGCACTCCTCAGGGATAGGAATCATATTCTCGAATCTTGTGGCATCACCGTACACTGTAGCCGACGAAGAGAACACCAACTTCTTCACACCGTGCGTCTGCATGCTGTTCAAAAGATTCAAAGTACCAACGATGTTGTTATGGTAGTATGTCAATGGGATTTCCGTACTTTCACCCACAGCCTTCAAACCAGCAAAGTGAAGAACCGAGTCGATCTTGTACTCGTCGAACAACTTGTCCAAAGCCTTACCGTCGCACAAGTCGATCTTGGCGAACTTGATCTCTTTGCCTGTTAAAAGCTCCATACGAGAAATCGACTCATAGTTCGAGTTGCACAAATTGTCCACCACAATGCACTTGTAACCAGCGTCGCATAGCTCCACCACTGTGTGAGAACCAATGTAACCGGCACCACCAGTGACTAGGCAGTACTTCTCTTGATCCTGTGACATTTCTTGattgttcttgatgttttttttggttttttctAGTTTGCTTGGAATCCTATACTTTTAGGGTCTCCAGACTATTACTATTTTACCTTTTGGTTGTTATAGACAAACAAACTAACCagacatatatacatatatatatatatatacacttTCAAATGGACATACACAcgaataataataatagtaataacaACACTCTCTCCAAACTGAAACACAACACACTTATTTATACAACGTGCCCGAATCGAAAGTGTTTCTGAAGACTTCTAAGAACCGGCTGACAAGATTCAGGCAACTCCTTATATACTGTGTATATCTGACACTGCAAAGGCAGAGCGAGCCAACTATCATATGCTTAGCTGCCTATACTTCGGGgcacacacatacacattgCCATATGCCAGCTTGCGTAAGCAAGGAACGGATGGAGTGCCAATCATCCATCCATCAATCACATTCACAACAGAAAAGCTTGCTAATGTgccactactactactgttCTTGCGCGTTTCGGCGCACAGTGCCCAGTGGCCAGGCGTAAAGAAACGCTGGTACCACACCAGCAAGCAGCACCACAGGTGCTGCTAGAAGCGAAGCCTGGAATTGGGATGCCTTGAGTGAGAATACCTGGAAACCCGGGGCAGAGAGAGGGGGGGAGAAACGGTTTCTTGCGCGGGCTTTTCTGGGTGGTTTAGGTATgtgttttggtttctttgtttttggttttggttttggtttttggtttggttttccGGAAGGCAGTGGGCCGCGCGCGGGGTGGAGTGCACCGGGTGCGCACGGACCATACCTGTCCGAACCCGGGGAGTACGCGGCCGAATTTGATCACGTGTACGCGGAACACAGTGGGCCGTCCCCGCATGCCATTGTTCCAGCTGGCGATCGGCTGGGGTTAGTTAGTACAGTCTAGTACAGTCTAGTACCGGCTTGCTACTGCTTTCCTACGCCGCGCCGCGCCGCCACATCCTGGAATAATCCCATCCCATCCCACCTTGTATATCGCGGCGAGCGGTGGTGGTGCTCATGAgattatttttattatacttACTTTACGTTACCttagtgtttttttttgttttttttttttttctcttctgtaGCTCCCCTTCTACTATGCGGCATGCGCTCTGTGCCGTGCTGTAATGTAAGTTTTGTGATTATTGACTGATTCTTTGGAGGGCCCCACTGTTTTttaatttgttctttttttcgTCATATCACTTTTTAAAGGTACAAGGTTTCTTTGTAAAATGGGCAGCGCAAAAGATATAAAAGACATGGGTGTTTGAGCATTGGGACATGGAGACCGGGAGTGGGATCATGACGGGATTTGACATGTGCTGTTGTCAGTTGTGTTATTTTTAAGGGGAGAActtcagaaacagaaaataGACACTTAGTCATATCAAACTgtcaaacaagaagagacacatacacacatttTCTCAGAAGCGTGTCTAGTGTGCTACcctaaaaaaaatcaaatcaaaaattaaaatagaaatagaatAGCGTTTCTACTATAatttgctgttgttgttattattattataccTATTAACTAGCTAATATGTCCGTTCCAATTGTGCCCATTGATTTCTCGGAGGTTCCAGCGTTGGAacagttgaagaaggagtTTGTGGAGGCATATGGTGCTGATGAGTCGAGAAGCATTTTCATTTCGAGGTCGCCAGGTAGAGTGAACTTGATCGGTGAGCACATCGATTACTGCCAGTTTTCTGTGTTGCCTATGGCCATCGAGAACGATTTGAAGTTGGCTTTCCGTTTGAGCGATGCTAGCGAGAACCCATCGATCACCTTGACAAACTACGACTCGAACTTCGCCAAGCGTAAGTTCGACTTGCCCTTGGACGGGTCGCTCATTGAGATTGACCCTTCAGTCAGTGACTGGTCCAATTACTTCAAGTGCGGTCTCTTGGTTGCAcaagagtttttgaagaaaaaatacaagTTCGAGGGCCCTATCAAGGGTATGGAAATTTACGTGAAGGGTAACATTCCTACCGGTGGTGGTTTGTCCTCCAGTGCAGCCTTCATCTGCGCTGTGTCGCTTGCCGTCATTTACTCAAACATCCCAGAAGGTACGCCTATCTTGAAGGATGAGTTGACCAAGATCACCGCAGTCGCTGAACACCATGTTGGTGTCAACAACGGTGGTATGGACCAAGCCGCTTCTATCTGCGGTAAGGACGGCCATGCCCTCTACGTCGAGTTCAAGCCTCAATTGAAGGCTACGCCTTTCAAGTTCCCAGATGGCTTGCCTATCTCGTTCTTGATCGCTAACACTTTGGTCGTGTCCAACAAGGCCGAAACAGGCCCAGTTAACTACAACTTGAGAGTCGTCGAGGTCACGGTTGCTGCCAACGTCTTGGCTCAGAAGTACGGCGTCACTTTGGAAACCGAGGGTAACTTGGGTAAAGGAACGCTAAGAAACTTTATGGACGCATACTACATGAAGTACGACCCATCGTGCCACAAGCCTTGGGACGGCGATATCGAAACCGGTGTCGAGAGATTGACCAAGATGATCGAGTTGGTCGATGAAACTTTGGACCAAAACGGTTATACTCTGGACCAAGCGGTCGAACTGTGTGGCTGCGAATCCATCTCCCAGTTCACCGACTTGTACTTGACAAACTTCCCAGTTCGTttccaaaaattaaagCTATTCCAACGTGCTAAGCACGTCTACACCGAGGCATTGAGAGTCCTAAAAGCTTTGATAATGTTCCAAAAGGGTGAATCgaacttctttgaagaattcgGTAAGTTAATGAACGAATCACAACAATCTTGTGACAAACTATACCAATGTTCGTGCCCAGAAACTGATCTCATCTGCGATATCGCTTTGAAGAACGGTTCTTTCGGTTCTCGTTTGACCGGTGCCGGCTGGGGTGGCTGTACAGTCCACTTGTGCTCCACTGACACCGTGGAGTCAGTCAAGAATGCCTTGATCAAGAACTACTATAACGTCAAATACCCTAATCTAACGCCAGAGCAATTGAGCGAAGCTATTATCGTTTCCAAACCTCGTGTCGGTAGTGTTCTttacaaagaaaagtcgtgagtttgaatatcttctttctttctcccTCCCTATATTTTCTCTCTACCGCACACTGCGTTACGGACTTCATGACATAAAAATTTAAACAAACAACTAACTACTCCATTTCAatgattattatgattTTAATGTATACAGAAGAAATTGTTTAATAAACGAAACGATACGAATCAAAATGAGCTTTcaatagttttttttttagccCATCCAATACAATTTATCTAGCATTCCGCCTCCCCTCTCTTAAAACCTAACACAGACATTTTTGTCTTTGTATTGACGTATAGAATTTAagcaataaaaaaatatttttacTCCCTTTGCAATTTTGTTCCTCTTATTTGACATTCATCAATTTATTTCTGATGTCGTTATTTTTCCAATAGTTTGTTTcatattaaaaaaattaaacgTCAATTATTAAactaaaaacaataaaagaaaaactacAAAATTAGTTAGATAAGTGCATATTagaaaaccaaaccaaattAGTTTGGTTTGATCACGGAAAAACGagaaaaaacaatcaattagtattagtattagtattagtattaaatctttttttaaaaGCGAACTTTATAACCCCCTGGGGGAACTGTCTGTGGGTCAACCCAATAAAACTTCTCAAAAAGGTCTTCGATGTTGTCCATCATATACTTGACTTCCATTACGGCGAACTCTTTCAATGTATTATAAGGTCTTTTCTTGTCGTCATACCCAATAACTTGTTGATACATTTCTTCGGCAAATACCTTCCTTTCTCCGAAAAGGATATTAGTAGCATTTCTCATGCATTTTTTACCAGAGACATATCCGACCATGTGTGACCTTATTCTTGACTCGTGTTGTTTGAAAGGGTTTGGTTTAATACCCTTAGCAAGCTTGTTTGGTAAAGTGTCATCATTTGCAATGTAATCGAGTCCGTCGAAGATGAAGTCTAGAATACCTTTCATTTCTGCACTGGTAATAAAATGACACCATCTTGGGTTTCCCGTACTATCGTCTAACTTCATGTCGTTTACCATCTTAGCCCTGTATCTTGCTCCACTTTCAATGGGTCCAAAACTGTTAGGACGAACAATTCTTGACACTATGTTGAAATAGTACTGGGTTTTAGAGAAATTTACGTCACAATCCAAAGATTCAGGTACAAACTCAAGCTTTATATGTGGACCCACTTGAgtcttcaacaatttccAATATGATCTGAAAGTCGAGATGTTTGGATCACCCTGCAATCTGATCTGTTGATCAATACTGCTCAAAATGTTCTCATAATATTGATGGTCATACCGAATAGTTACATCTTGAAAGTTCGTTGGAAGAGGACTATTAGGAGGGAAATACCAATCCATAATAGTGTTTCTAATAAACCCTCCATGGAAACTGACATTGACAACATTGTCCTCTGAGCGTATACCAAATTCGAATTTGGGACACCTTCTTTCAGGTCTAAAGTAGAGTTCAGATTTTTTCCTGGGCGCAGGCTTAAAAACACACTTCTTATCTTTCATGGACTGAGACTCTAAGGGCAGAGAAAGCGAAGAGTTAGACGacattgaagatgaagaagttttcCTTTGTTTAATTTTTGGTGACTCTTTAAAGGTTTTCTTCAAGGGTGATAATGGGAATATATTATTCAGGTAGAGGTCATTCATATTAGCATCATTATTCAACTGAAAAGCAGGGGATGTGttgaaaccaaaatcaacaTTAAGTTTAGCTTGCTGTGACTGCATGCTATTATTGGTAATACCAACACCGTTATTTTGAACAATGTGTTGCTTGTTGTGGAAGCTCAAAGGGTTATTTCTAGGGGAGTTTGCTCTAGAGTTTATTGGCGTAACAGTATCAGAGACGAAACTTTCCCTTCTTCCATCAAAAATATCGTTGTTTAAATTCATTAACGACTGGCTTGACTCCTCATTCGTTCTCACAAAATGTCCTTCTTTGGCAAGGAAATGAACGGCTTTTTGTTTAAAATTATTCTTTGGGTTATTATTAGTGTTATTAGTGTTATTAGTGTTATTAGTgttattagtattagtattagcATTATTATTGATGCCATTTGGTAGTATTAGCTCTTCATTAAGGGAGCAGTCATTTGCCAAAAAGTTTTCGGCCACATATGTAAATTGCGGCGTAGGGGTCTCTGTGGTAGTGGAGTAATCAATATCCTTATTCATTGGCGTATCACTTAGTAGGTCAGAAATTGAACCTAAAGGTGGTTCGCTTCCTGACGACATCTTGGGTGCCAATTGGAACGGCGTTCCTAATTGATCGCCAAAGCCAAGATATCGATCAACACTGTTAAGCCCCGGCCGGTTATTTGGCTCAtgattgaaattgaaaaaggcATTTAATTCCATGTCCAAATTAGGTTGTGAATCTAAATCATCTGATAAATCGAGATACTCTTCCATGTTTAAACTTTTTTGTTAAATTATACTACCTGCAGGAATGTGTCAAAAAAAGTTTTGTGTAAGAGCGACAGAATGATTAAGTAatcaaagaataaaaaaaacttgTCTGGGGAGAGACTTCTCAAATTAAAGTGGagaaaaaaggaaatataaCGAGCGACTAAATTTATTCCAATATTATGATCCGTGTTTGGAAGACCGACTAGTTATTGGACAGGggaaagcaaaaaaaaatcagaacAAAACAGCTAGGGAACAAGCAAAATGATTGACGTAAAGTTGGATTTCTTTAGAAATTATAGCAAATAAAGTTTTCCAAAGTGTTTCGTTGGAAAACGTGTGAACTaatgaatgaaataaaaaattcTGGGCAGGtagtttgaaaaaaaacctaGTAACAAAAATTGGTATAATGAGTGTAATATTTTTAGTTGATTTTAGCAGTTCCAATTGGTAGATAATAGTGTAAATAGACCAATTTGAATATAAAAATCTATCACCTTGATGAACAGATATGAAGAATTACGAAACCGATTTAGTTCAGAGTTGTTTTAAAACTTACATTTCTCCCCTTCTTATATAAGGAACCCTACTCTTTTGACACGCTGGGTAATACAGAAAAATCAAAGGTCCACAATATATCgcaaacaaaacaacacTACGGTTAAATCGTTTGTTATACTCATTCCCACCTGGTCAACCTGTTAGCCAAAAGCATCCTACCCACGAAACGCTTTAGTCGCTCCCCTAACAATTTCTAAGAAACGGACCAGAACATTACCGCTCATACTTAGGGTggtgttctttttttttttttcttttaatttttaagGGTCGACTGGACAAAAATGCACGGAGATGCATAATTGAATAATTCAAAGTACAGAAAACCCTGTAGAAACCTGCGCgtaaaagaaagatttaCATTTCATTTCTAAGTGTTCATATGCTCAGGTATGTCATGTTACAATAATTATATCGCCCACTTATACTACTTAGTACAGACAGGCCGCATCTCTCATACACGAGGGCTTAGTCCAAAGAGTGGGGGTGATCGTTTAATGGATTCATTTTCTACCTCATACTACAGAAACAATGGAGAAAAGTGTCTTGCATTTGCATATACATTTTGCCTTGAACGTTTACATAACACACATTATTATATGATGTCAGGTTTACGAGGCTTAactaataaagaaaaagtaAAGATATACATTCTCTTGCCATAGGAAAGAATTTACCTCTGTGC is from Kluyveromyces marxianus DMKU3-1042 DNA, complete genome, chromosome 2 and encodes:
- the GAL10 gene encoding bifunctional UDP-glucose 4-epimerase/aldose 1-epimerase; its protein translation is MSQDQEKYCLVTGGAGYIGSHTVVELCDAGYKCIVVDNLCNSNYESISRMELLTGKEIKFAKIDLCDGKALDKLFDEYKIDSVLHFAGLKAVGESTEIPLTYYHNNIVGTLNLLNSMQTHGVKKLVFSSSATVYGDATRFENMIPIPEECPTGPTNPYGKTKLAIEDMMRDLHFSDKSFSFAILRYFNPIGAHPSGVIGEDPLGIPNNLLPYMAQVAIGRREKLYVFGNDYDTVDGTPIRDYIHVVDLAKGHLAALKYLEENPGTCREWNLGTGHGTTVFQMYRAFCDAIGFDFLYEVTGRRDGDVLNLTAKCDRATNELKWQTELDVARACIDLWKWTQDNPFGYQIKGVDAQFFGKPDDYSSRVISLGKGTPFEVKVANLGATIVDIVVNGCSVVASLDSEDEYKDPSNPFFGAIVGPYANRIAKGSFEIDGKKTQLTVSADSANVCHSGKNSYHTKKFLGPIVKNPEPHVWTADFLYVDEEDSEFPAPLYTIVKYRVDSENKTLTTEIESKNLGKVPTPANITNHTYFNLNKFNSPTIKGSKLQLIDNTGLEVTEDLLPTGNTKQYKEVATFKDEPTVLTETGPALDFDFISGLPANLDTRSSPLTPVFKLSNDEAKLALEVATTEPTFQVYTGDYVDVKDKYEKRAGICCEPGRYIDAVNNPQWKSSVILPPGETYAHKFSYTFKDL
- the GAL1 gene encoding galactokinase, coding for MSVPIVPIDFSEVPALEQLKKEFVEAYGADESRSIFISRSPGRVNLIGEHIDYCQFSVLPMAIENDLKLAFRLSDASENPSITLTNYDSNFAKRKFDLPLDGSLIEIDPSVSDWSNYFKCGLLVAQEFLKKKYKFEGPIKGMEIYVKGNIPTGGGLSSSAAFICAVSLAVIYSNIPEGTPILKDELTKITAVAEHHVGVNNGGMDQAASICGKDGHALYVEFKPQLKATPFKFPDGLPISFLIANTLVVSNKAETGPVNYNLRVVEVTVAANVLAQKYGVTLETEGNLGKGTLRNFMDAYYMKYDPSCHKPWDGDIETGVERLTKMIELVDETLDQNGYTLDQAVELCGCESISQFTDLYLTNFPVRFQKLKLFQRAKHVYTEALRVLKALIMFQKGESNFFEEFGKLMNESQQSCDKLYQCSCPETDLICDIALKNGSFGSRLTGAGWGGCTVHLCSTDTVESVKNALIKNYYNVKYPNLTPEQLSEAIIVSKPRVGSVLYKEKS